A single region of the Podospora pseudopauciseta strain CBS 411.78 chromosome 1, whole genome shotgun sequence genome encodes:
- the PUT2 gene encoding 1-pyrroline-5-carboxylate dehydrogenase (EggNog:ENOG503NWNB; COG:E) encodes MASRQLRRFSLSSSGITTRAAFSGVKPRLLLLLSATAPRLLSTSSTRMSTIASFKIPKVANEPNHHYAKGSAQRDGLAAAVEALQKKGPLQVPLVIGGKEVCTTPSSFSSTYQYLTPPYQITTESTATQYSPSSHTTPVATYSIASPTNIRTAISSALAAQESWSSLPFADRAAIFLKAADLISTKYRYPLMAATMLGQGKNAWQAEIDAAAELVDFLRFNVQYAEELYAQQPGHNSPGVWNRVEYRPLEGFVYAVSPFNFTAIAGNLPGLPALLGNVVVWKPSDYAIASNWLLYNILVEAGLPREVIQLVPGDPEEVTREVLAHRKFAALHYTGSTAVFRKLYGEIGKGVAEGRYQSYPRIVGETGGKNFHLVHSSADLENAVVQTVRGAFEYQGQKCSATSRLYVPKSRWEEFRGRLVEETERLTVGNPWEHESFVGPVIHEESFKKLARTIDEANGDEELELLTGGTYDGSKGWFVKPTIYLAKKPDHKLFSTELFGPVLTVYVYDDTTDPVGAFGKVCDVVDGTTDYGLTGSVFAADRAAVRFAEEKLRNAAGNFYINCKSTGAVVGQQPFGGSRASGTNDKAGSIAILGRFVSMRSIKEEFNATTKVAYPSNEV; translated from the exons ATGGCGTCACGGCAGTTGAGAAGGTTTTcgctttcttcttctggtaTTACCACTCGGGCTGCTTTTTCTGGGGTGAAACCtaggttgttgttgttgctgtcaGCTACTGCACCGAGATTGTTATCAACGAGTTCGACGAGGATGTCGACGATTGCGAGTTTCAAGATCCCCAAGGTGGCTAATGAGCCTAAT CACCACTACGCCAAAGGCTCAGCACAGAGAGATGGTctcgcagcagcagtggAAGCCCTCCAGAAGAAGGGCCCGTTGCAGGTACCTCTTGTGATTGGAGGGAAAGAGGTATGTACTaccccatcctccttttcctccactTACCAATATCTAACACCCCCCTACCAGATCACCACCGAGTCCACCGCAACCCaatactccccctcctcccacaccACCCCAGTAGCGACCTACTCCATcgcctccccaaccaacatccgcaccgccatctcctccgccctcgccgcGCAAGAGTCATggtcctccctccctttcGCCGACAGAGCAgccatcttcctcaaggCAGCAGATCTCATCTCGACTAAATACCGCTACCCCCTCATGGCAGCAACGATGCTAGGCCAAGGGAAAAACGCGTGGCAGGCCGAGATCGACGCCGCGGCGGAGCTGGTGGATTTCTTGAGGTTTAACGTCCAGTATGCCGAGGAGCTGTACGCCCAGCAACCGGGACATAACAGTCCGGGGGTGTGGAATAGAGTGGAATACCGCCCGCTGGAGGGGTTCGTCTACGCGGTGAGCCCGTTTAATTTTACGGCCATCGCGGGGAATTTACCGGGTCTGCCGGCGCTGTTGGGGAATGTGGTTGTTTGGAAGCCGAGTGACTACGCAATTGCGAGTAACTGGTtgctttataatattttgGTGGAGGCTGGGTTGCCTAGGGAGGTGATTCAGCTTGTGCCTGGGGATCCGGAGGAGGTGACGAGAGAGGTGCTGGCGCATAGAAAGTTTGCGGCGTTGCATTACACGGGCAGCACGGCGGTGTTTAGGAAGCTGTATGGGGAGATTGGAAAGGGGGTTGCGGAGGGGAGATATCAGAGTTATCCCAGGATTGTGGGGGAGACGGGGGGGAAGAACTTTCACTTGGTGCACAGCTCGGCGGATTTAGAGAATGCGGTTGTGCAGACTGTTAGGGGGGCGTTTGAGTACCAGGGGCAGAAGTGTAGTGCTACCAGTCGTTTGTATGTGCCCAAgtcgaggtgggaggagtttagggggaggttggtggaggagacggagaGGTTGACGGTTGGGAACCCGTGGGAGCATGAGAGTTTTGTTGGGCCGGTTATTCATGAGGAGAGTTTTAAGAAGTTGGCGAGGACGATTGATGAGGCGAatggggatgaggagttggagttgCTTACGGGGGGGACGTATGATGGGTCGAAGGGGTGGTTTGTTAAGCCTACTATTTACTTGGCCAAGAAGCCGGATCATAAGCTGTTTTCTACGGAGCTTTTTGGGCCCGTGTTGACGGTTTATGTCTATGATGACACGACTGATCCGGTTGGGGCGTTTGGGAAGGTGTGCGATGTTGTGGATGGGACGACGGATTATGGGTTGACGGGGTCGGTGTTTGCGGCTGACAGGGCGGCGGTGAGGTTTgcggaggagaagttgaggaATGCGGCGGGTAACTTTTATATCAACTGCAAGAGCACGGGAGCAGTGGTGGGACAGCAGCCGTTTGGAGGGAGCAGGGCGAGCGGCACCAACGACAAGGCAGGGAGTATCGCCATTTTGGGGAGGTTTGTGAGCATGAGGAGTATCAAGGAGGAGTTTAACGCCACGACAAAGGTGGCATATCCGAGCAATGAGGTGtga
- a CDS encoding hypothetical protein (BUSCO:EOG09265KQ4; COG:J; EggNog:ENOG503P3P1) codes for MICRSCLRQASGLTSRQFTAITSQTVTRTTPRILQAFFSTTLRARNAAAAAEAPELTPLNTEPTTDNAAGLSSCPAGTVLNGLNYLKGKTDPVALPDDQYPEWLWKCVEVGQKRSDDADADAGDAYSKSKKQRRLAAKRQRQLEAKLMASGDLEALAPKIPIQKQTINLPAAPTGELKEVLEAADKRQELRKAMRKERRANIKESNYLKTM; via the exons ATGATCTGTCGAAGTTGTCTCCGGCAGGCGTCTGGTCTGACCTCCAGGCAGTTCACAGCAATCACATCCCAAACAGTGACGAGGACGACACCGAGGATACTACAAGCCTTCttcagcaccaccctccgcGCGCGCaatgccgctgccgccgccgaggctCCCGAACTCACTCCCTTAAACACCGAGCCAACAACAGACAATGCCGCCGGTCTCTCGTCATGCCCTGCTGGCACCGTTCTCAACGGCCTCAACTACCTCAAGGGCAAAACCGATCCTGTGGCGCTCCCCGATGATCAGTACCCCGAGTGGCTCTGGAAGTGCGTGGAAGTAGGACAGAAGCGCAgcgatgatgctgatgcggATGCTGGAGATGCTTATT CCAAATCCAAGAAGCAACGTAGATTAGCGGCGAAGAGACAGCGACAACTCGAGGCGAAACTCATGGCATCCGGTGACCTCGAGGCCCTCGCACCAAAGATCCCAATCCAGAAGCAGACCATCAACCTTCCCGCCGCCCCGACCGGCGAGCTcaaggaggtgttggaggcggCCGACAAGAGACAAGAACTGCGCAAGGCCATGCGCAAGGAGAGACGTGCCAACATCAAGGAGAGCAACTACCTCAAGACCATGTAA
- a CDS encoding hypothetical protein (COG:K; EggNog:ENOG503P0FF): MPRTTLPPTPASSTDIKGKDGSKMVSLQMSFELPPPAIAAKPTNAAASSSQTVFPMQASETVKSRRRTAAAAAAAIQPAPAKDEFVLPPPPTRSRKIIQMKPKEETAVSTTSTTRTAAVAGSSKSNNAAGSATTTITTTTTTAGTKRKQPSATSAAGRKIARKTAHSLIERRRRSKMNEEFAVLKSLIPACTGEMHKLAILQASIEYVRYLEDCVSQLKAQRSNTTSESEANAPTPTTNTLPSPVFAPYIPSSSSPEDVEMSGQSPSSSTSAAPSPAFTPTVSHPHSRLPSISPALLPLDQSRNRHGSVSSVSTGTDHYRSGSFSLGGGGGSSVYGTSSAMTSPAFGPQQGIGYGYGGGGLGSQLTSPALGPRDLDQEATAALLMLNQMGGRGGGGGSGNGNGNGNGEQRGRGMSVRDLLST; the protein is encoded by the exons ATGCCTCGAACGACATTACCCCCGACTCCGGCTTCCTCAACCGACATCAAAGGGAAGGATGGATCAAAGATGGTGTCGCTTCAGATGTCGTTTGAgctgcctcctccagctATAGCTGCCAAACCGACAAACGCGGCAGCATCTTCATCCCAGACGGTATTTCCAATGCAAGCCAGCGAGACGGTCAAGTCAAGAAGGCggacggctgctgctgctgctgctgctattCAGCCTGCCCCAGCGAAGGATGAGTTTGTCCTTCCGCCTCCCCCGACGAGGTCTCGCAAGATCATTCAGATGAAgcccaaggaggagacggcAGTGTCGACAACATCGACGACAAGGacggctgctgttgctggcagTTCCAAGTCCAACAACGCAGCCGGCAGTGCTACTACCACGAttaccaccacaacaaccacagccgGAACCAAGAGAAAACAACCCTCCGCCACGAGCGCCGCAGGGAGGAAAATCGCAAGAAAAACCGCCCATAGCCTCATCGAACGTAGAAGAAGATCCAAAATGAATGAGGAGTTTGCCGTTCTCAAAAGCTTGATCCCAGCTTGCACTGGGGAGATGCACAAGCTGGCTATTCTACAG GCCTCAATCGAATACGTCCGCTACCTCGAAGACTGCGTCAGCCAGCTCAAAGCCCAACGCAGCAACACAACATCTGAATCAGAAGCAAACGCGCCCACCCCGACCACtaacaccctcccctccccggtTTTCGCACCGTATATCCCGTCAAGTTCCTCCCCCGAAGACGTGGAAATGTCAGGGCAATCTCCCTCATCATCTACCTCGGCGGCTCCATCACCGGCGTTTACGCCTACTGTGTCGCACCCTCACTCGAGGTTGCCGTCTATTTCTCCTGCTTTGCTGCCGCTGGATCAATCCCGGAATCGGCACGGGTCTGTTTCTTCTGTTTCTACGGGCACGGATCATTATAGGTCTGGGTCTTTCTCgcttggggggggagggggtagtAGTGTCTATGGGACTTCGTCGGCGATGACGAGTCCGGCTTTTGGGCCGCAGCAGGGGATTGGGTATGGGTATGGGGGTGGAGGGCTGGGTTCGCAGTTGACTAGTCCGGCGCTGGGGCCGAGGGATTTGGATCAGGAGGCTACGGCTgcgctgttgatgttgaatcagatgggggggaggggtgggggtgggggaagtgggaatgggaatgggaatgggaatggggagcagagggggcgggggatgaGTGTGAGGGATTTGTTGAGTACGTAG
- a CDS encoding hypothetical protein (COG:S; EggNog:ENOG503P4WT), producing MAPTPAYFQALLRPAVLQILRATGYHAMKPSVLDFVTQLAAAYLDRLCFLTAKHATLNSHALDGFTDEDEILFELNNGTFIAPDGPFLNPYSDYVPPPSVTSPSVATPSVVDVRMALQEVGALLPEKSQQEQDYLGIEDMRGVEAFIAWAMGPINKEIQRIALDGNDEAKDYLDALIKKHSKGADDTKFLGTLLGRPIEQGEVAIEGGGPTSIREWEEIRKKAAERPTPPPLENHNLINDDGEDSRPGSSGLSSLADEDVDMDLDIGIGMGGVGNGVEMDDSGA from the exons ATGGCGCCAACGCCGGCTTACTTCCAGGCCCTCCTGAGGCCAGCAGTCCTTCAGATCCTTCGCGCAACCGGTTACCACGCAATGAAGCCTTCAGTATTGGATTTTGTCACGCAACTAGCAGCTGCCTACCTCGACCGACTATGCTTCCTCACGGCCAAGCACGCCACCCTCAACAGCCACGCTCTAGATGGCTTCACAGACGAGGACGAAATCCTCTTTGAGCTCAATAACGGCACATTCATCGCGCCAGACGGCCCATTTCTTAACCCCTACTCCGACTAtgtcccaccaccaagcgTAACCAGCCCTTCAGTCGCCACACCATCAGTAGTAGACGTGCGGATGGCGCTTCAAGAAGTCGGTGCTTTACTACCGGAGAAGTCCCAACAGGAGCAAGACTACCTCGGAATCGAGGACATGAGAGGAGTGGAGGCATTTATAGCCTGGGCGATGGGGCCAATCAACAAGGAGATTCAGAGGATAGCGCTTGATGGAAATGATGAGGCGAAGGATTATCTTGACG CCCTTATAAAGAAACACAGCAAAGGAGCGGACGACACCAAATTTCTTGGCACACTTCTAGGCCGACCAATCGAGCAAGGAGAGGTAGCtattgagggaggaggcccGACAAGCATCAgagagtgggaggagatACGAAAAAAGGCGGCCGAGAGaccgacaccaccaccgttggAGAACCATAACCTCATAAATGACGACGGGGAAGATTCACGTCCGGGCAGTTCGGGGCTTAGTTCGCTTGCGGATGAGGACGTGGATATGGATCTGGACATTGGGATTGGCATGGGTGGTGTGGGAAATggggttgagatggatgACTCGGGGGCTTAG
- a CDS encoding hypothetical protein (COG:C; EggNog:ENOG503P46Q) has protein sequence MPTPESEAFLAKKPKVPASFDGVDFEDTKRLKAAQDAIIREQWVQVMMGRLVREELSKCYYREGVNHLEKCGRLRERYLELLKDSRAKGYLFEQQNIIPKE, from the exons ATGCCTACCCCCGAGTCCGAGGCCTTCCtggccaagaagcccaaggtCCCCGCCTCCTTCGATGGCGTCGATTTCGAGGACACCAAGCGCCTTAAGGCCGCTCAAGATGCCATTATCCGGGAGCAATGGGTTCAGGTCATGATGGGTCGGCTAGTGCGGGAGGAGCTGAGCAAATGTTACTACCGGGAGGGTGTCAACCACTTGGAGAAGTGCGGTCGTCTCAGAG AGCGGTATCTCGAGCTTCTCAAGGACTCCCGGGCCAAGGGTTACCTGTTTGAGCAGCAAAACATTATTCCCAAGGAATGA
- a CDS encoding hypothetical protein (BUSCO:EOG09262R8O; EggNog:ENOG503NV22; COG:E; COG:G): MSLPSLFPSTEPAHPPSHLPVPEPPSDADTDTDTDTDVSVPRHLDQQKPTPPGHATPLSATPLVAAVVPVPGPWTSSTHPHPATGSRLAGDDIEMDSLAPSGHRRRRSSLINPANVANNRHRSPHARGHGIDEPKISEEGSLGEPLRLDELDVELSDEDLHDDEETGLTAKERTRKKKKRTRNQLLDQRIVREKVSPEEQKEADRFVMKELLINAGLIGLWYFFSLLISLYNKWMFSPDKLGFPFPMFTTAMHMLVQFSLASLVLYLFPSFRPTNGHVPNPGELDSPESKKPLMSPLFYLTRIGPCGLATGLDIGLGNTSLQFITLTFYTMCKSSSLAFVLLFAFLFRLESPTWRLTAIIATMTLGVVMMVAGEVSFNLPGFLLVISAAFFSGFRWALTQILLLRNPATSNPFSSIFFLAPVMFVSLLTIAFPVEGVSGLIKGLSAIAEERGTLMAPLILLFPGMIAFFMTAAEFALLQRTSVVTLSIAGIFKEAVTISAAAIVFGDRMTFVNIIGLTVTLVAIGAYNYIKISKMRREAQEGVHKGQEHLLEEHTTDGPSSGSDEEEDDDDDLLRRGEAAGLLRRESLDDHDDGVLFTADGAEVVSRPVSKSPDKHLQDRRED; the protein is encoded by the exons ATGTCTCTCCCTTCCCTATTCCCATCAACTGAACCTGCCCATCCTCCGTCCCATCTCCCCGTCCCCGAACCGCCCTCTGACgccgacaccgacaccgacaccgacaccgacGTCTCTGTCCCGAGACATCTCGATCAGCAGAAGCCAACGCCTCCCGGGCACGCGACACCGCTATCCGCTACACCACTGGTAGCAGCTGTTGTACCAGTCCCCGGCCCTTGGACATCCTCCACGCACCCACATCCCGCAACGGGATCCAGATTGGCTGGTGACGACATCGAGATGGATTCTCTAGCACCCTCAGGGCACCGTCGCCGACGAAGCAGCTTGATCAATCCCGCCAATGTCGCTAACAATCGTCACCGGTCGCCACACGCGCGGGGCCATGGCATTGACGAGCCAAAAATATCAGAGGAGGGCAGTCTGGGAGAACCTCTACGGCTGGACGAGTTGGACGTGGAATTGTCGGACGAGGACCTtcatgacgacgaggagacTGGTTTGACGGCAAAGGAGCGGacgagaaaaaagaaaaagagaactCGCAACCAATTACTCGACCAGAGAATAGTGCGAGAGAAGGTGTCGCcagaagaacaaaaagaggCGGACCGCTTTGTGATGAAGGAGTTGTTAATCAACGCTGGGCTCATTGGGTTATGGTACTTTTTTTCCCTGTTGATATCACTT TACAACAAATGGATGTTCTCTCCCGACAAGCTCGGCTTCCCATTTCCTATGTTTACAACAGCCATGCACATGCTCGTGCAATTTTCCCTAGCCTCCCTCGTCCTATatctcttcccatccttccGGCCCACCAACGGCCATGTTCCAAATCCAGGCGAGCTGGACTCGCCAGAATCCAAGAAACCCCTAATGTCACCATTATTCTACCTCACCCGCATCGGCCCCTGCGGTCTAGCAACAGGTCTCGACATAGGATTAGGGAACACCTCGTTGCAattcatcaccctcaccttctACA CAATGTGtaaatcctcctccctagccttcgtcctcctcttcgccttcctcttccgcctcgAATCCCCCACCTGGCGCCTAAcagccatcatcgccaccatGACCCTCGGCGTAGTAATGATGGTAGCGGGCGAAGTCTCCTTCAACCTCcccggcttcctcctcgtcatctcgGCCGCCTTCTTCAGCGGCTTCCGTTGGGCCCTAacccaaatcctcctcctccgcaaccccgccacctccaaccccttcagctccatcttcttcctcgctccAGTAATGTTCGTCTCCCTGTTGACCATCGCCTTCCCCGTCGAGGGTGTCTCCGGCCTCATCAAAGGCCTCTCCGCCATAGCAGAAGAACGCGGCACCCTCATGGCGCCATTGATCCTCCTATTCCCCGGCATGATCGCCTTTTTCATGACAGCCGCCGAGtttgccctcctccaacgcaCCAGCGTCGTCACCTTGTCCATCGCGGGGATATTCAAAGAGGCAGTCACCATCTCGGCGGCTGCGATTGTTTTTGGCGATCGCATGACATTTGTCAACATCATCGGCCTGACTGTAACCCTCGTCGCAATAGGAGCGTACAATTACATTAAAATCTCCAAGATGAGACGGGAAGCGCAGGAAGGTGTGCATAAGGGGCAGGAGCATCTGTTGGAAGAGCACACCACTGATGGTCCCTCGAGCGgcagcgacgaggaggaggatgatgatgatgatctcCTTCGCAGGGGTGAAGCCGCGGGTTTGTTGCGGAGGGAAAGTCTTGACGATCACGACGACGGGGTGTTGTTTACCGCGGACGGCGCAGAGGTCGTTAGTAGGCCCGTGTCGAAATCCCCGGATAAGCATTTGCAGGATAGGAGGGAGGATTAA
- a CDS encoding hypothetical protein (CAZy:GH15; EggNog:ENOG503NWWY; COG:G) yields MPAGFKYYQPDPANTDALSTIPPFKMAASCSTQGAGSQMRQQGAGYLPIENYGLIGNMRTCALVGMDGSVDYMCWPEFDSPSVFCRLLDKDKGGYFSIHPASHLNCTTKQQYLPSSNILQTRYIHEDGVVDLVDFFPRPKSSKVIFKGPKQSAYREMTSVQEELKKWLVRRVECIRGHLELDVELFPAFEYATEPHETTIVQETNVAHGSTSKTVTFHSKNVKLQLDVTIDRGEDNDDKYPSVKFKKVMKEGMLSEGVVASIHVHPGQAVSFVLRNDLPNHVTEVISPAVLDTQQHDTQSYWYNWISQSKYKGRWREVVSRSLMILKLMTYEPTGAIIAAPTFSIPEDIGGVRNWDYRFCWVRDASFTIYILLRLGFTEEADAYMDFINERFLQSRVSDGGLPIMFTIRGETDIPERELSHLDGYKGSKPVRVGNGAAFHQQFDIYGELMDAIYLYNKYGKPIHYDAWVTVRQLLDYVLTILDQPDMSIWEVRNNKQNFTYSKIMLWVAFDRGLRLAEKRNFPCPNRWKWLEAKDKLYEEIMERGYNKEMKCFVQSYENNTMLDSSILIAPLVFFIAPNDPRFLDTLDRIMLPPEKGGLTSTGLVYRYDTELSEDGVGGREGAFSMCTFWLVEAMTRASVYEPKYLVRAINLFENMLSFSNHLMMFSEEISRSGEQLGNTPQAFSHLALISAAFNLDRVSEFKR; encoded by the exons ATGCCGGCTGGCTTCAAGTACTATCAGCCAGACCCCGCCAATACCGACGCTTTGTCAACGATACCGCCGTTCAAAATGGCGGCATCGTGTTCGACCCAGGGTGCTGGTAGCCAGATGAGACAACAGGGTGCGGGGTATCTGCCGATTGAGAATTATGGCTTGATTGGAAACATGAGGACATGTGCCCTCGTGGGCATGGATGGCAGTGTTGATTACATGTGTTG GCCCGAGTTTGACTCTCCTTCTGTCTTCTGCCGCCTCTTGGATAAGGATAAGGGGGGTTATTTCAGCATCCATCCAGCTTCCCATCTCAATTGCACCACCAAACAGCAGTACTTGCCTTCTTCCAACATCCTCCAGACCAGATACATTCACGAAGATGGTGTCGTGGACCTGGTGGACTTCTTCCCTCGACCCAAGAGCTCAAAGGTCATCTTCAAGGGGCCCAAACAATCGGCCTATCGAGAGATGACCAGCGTTCAAGAAGAGCTCAAGAAATGGCTCGTCCGACGTGTAGAGTGTATCCGCGGCCACCTCGAGCTCGACGTCGAGCTCTTCCCGGCCTTTGAGTACGCCACCGAACCACACGAGACCACCATCGTCCAAGAAACCAACGTCGCCCACGGTTCAACAAGCAAAACCGTCACCTTCCACAGCAAAAACGTCAAGCTCCAACTCGACGTCACCATCGACCGGGGTGaagacaacgacgacaagtACCCCAGCGTCAAGTTCAAAAAAGTCATGAAAGAAGGCATGCTCAGCGAAGGCGTGGTAGCCAGCATCCACGTCCACCCAGGCCAGGCCGTCTCCTTCGTTTTAAGGAAcgacctccccaaccacgTAACAGAGGTCATCTCCCCCGCCGTCCTCGACACCCAGCAACACGACACACAATCCTATTGGTACAACTGGATCTCCCAATCCAAATACAAAGGCCGCTGGCGCGAAGTCGTCTCCCGCTCCCTCATGATCCTGAAGCTCATGACCTACGAACCCACcggcgccatcatcgccgcccCCACCTTCTCTATCCCCGAAGACATCGGCGGCGTCCGTAACTGGGACTACAGGTTCTGCTGGGTCAGGGACGCATCCTTCACAATctacatcctcctccgcctcggcTTCACAGAAGAAGCAGACGCCTACATGGACTTTATCAACGAGCGCTTCCTCCAATCCCGCGTCTCCGACGGTGGACTTCCCATCATGTTCACCATCCGAGGCGAGACTGACATCCCCGAGCGGGAACTTTCCCATCTAGACGGGTACAAAGGCTCCAAACCGGTGCGCGTCGGCAACGGCGCGGCGTTTCATCAACAATTCGACATTTATGGCGAACTGATGGACGCCATCTACCTCTACAACAAATACGGCAAACCCATCCACTACGACGCCTGGGTGACGGTCCGTCAGCTCTTGGATTACGTCCTGACGATCCTCGACCAGCCAGACATGTCCATCTGGGAGGTCCGCAACAACAAGCAAAACTTCACTTACTCCAAAATCATGCTCTGGGTCGCCTTTGACCGGGGTCTGCGGCTTGCCGAGAAGAGGAATTTCCCTTGTCCTAATAGGTGGAAGTGGCTGGAGGCAAAGGATAAACTCTATGAGGAAATCATGGAACGGGGCTACAACAAGGAGATGAAGTGTTTCGTCCAGAGTTATGAGAACAACACCATGCTGGATAGTAGTATACTTATCGCCCCGTTGGTGTTTTTTATTGCGCCGAATGATCCGAGGTTTTTGGATACTTTGGACAGGATTATGTTGCCGccggagaagggggggttgacgaGTACTGGGTTGGTGTATAGGTATGATACGGAATTATCCGAGGATG GcgtgggagggagagaaggcGCGTTTAGCATGTGCACGTTCTGGCTGGTGGAAGCCATGACGCGAGCGTCGGTGTATGAGCCAAAGTATCTGGTCAGGGCGATCAACCTGTTTGAGAACATGCTCAGCTTCTCGAACCATCTGATGATGTTCAGTGAAGAAATCAGCAGGAGTGGTGAGCAGTTGGGGAACACACCGCAGGCGTTCTCCCATCTGGCGCTGATCAGTGCGGCGTTTAATTTGGATAGGGTGTCGGAGTTTAAGCGCTGA
- the NSR1 gene encoding nuclear localization sequence binding protein (COG:A; EggNog:ENOG503NWRG) — protein sequence MGKTKEAKGSKATKAAAKPAASPVVKKVEKVVKSAKEVAKKAVGSKEKATDKKSKKKVESESESSESESESDSESEASSSSSEEESNSDEEMVDAPVTNGKAKAAAAKESSDSSDSDSSDSDSESEEEEKPKAAVNGKAAKAEKKAESGSDSSEEDSDDSGSDSDSSEEEEESSEEASSESTEEKAEPSKKRKAEEEAEEPEAKKNKAVEDSEEKSATLWCGNLGWGIDDNILYEEFKDFEGLTGARVVSDKESGRSRGFGYIDFDTHENAEKAFNAKNGGDLQGREMRLDFAAKPAAAPQDRAAARASKHGDVVSPPSDTLFVGNLPFSADEDGVSAFFNEVAKVQSLRIPTDMESGRPKGFAYVSFYSIDDAKNAFEQLNGADIDGRPVRLDFAKPRDNNGGGGGGRGGGRGGFGGRGGGRGGGRGSFGGGRGGGRGGGRGGFGGGRGGGSGFQGKKVTF from the exons ATGGGCAAGACCAAGGAAGCCAAGGGCAGCAAGGCCACCAAGGCCGCTGCTAAGCCCGCCGCCTCTCCCGTCGTCAAGAAGGTCGAGAAGGTCGTCAAGTCCGCCAAGGAGGTCGCTAAGAAGGCCGTCGGgtccaaggagaaggccaccgacaagaagtccaagaagaaggtcgaGTCCGAGTCTGAGTCCAGCGAGTCTGAGTCTGAGTCCGACTCCGAGTCTGaggccagctcctccagctccgaGGAGGAGTCCAACTCTGATGAGGAGATGGTCGATGCTCCCGTCACCAACGGCAAGGCTaaggctgccgccgccaaggAGAGCTCCGACTCTTCCGACTCTGACTCTTCCGACTCCGACTCCGagtctgaggaggaggagaagcccaagGCTGCCGTGAACGGCAAGGCCGccaaggctgagaagaaggccgagtcCGGCTCTGACTCC TCTGAGGAGGATTCCGACGACTCCGGCTCTGACTCTGACTcttctgaggaggaggaggagtcttCCGAGGAGGCTTCTTCCGAGTCtaccgaggagaaggctgagccctccaagaagagaaaggctgaggaggaggctgaggagcccgaggccaagaagaacaaggctGTTGAAGACAGCGAGGAGAAGAGCGCCACCCTCTGGTGCGGCAACCTCGGCTGGGGCATTGATGACAACATCCTCTACGAGGAGTTCAAGGACTTCGAGGGTCTCACCGGTGCCCGTGTCGTCTCCGACAAGGAGAGCGGCCGGTCCCGTGGCTTCGGCTACATCGACTTCGACACCCACGAGAATGCCGAGAAGGCTTTCAACGCCAAGAACGGCGGCGATCTACAGGGCCGTGAGATGCGTCTTGACTTTGCTGCCAAGCCCGCTGCCGCTCCCCAGGACCGCGCTGCCGCCCGTGCCAGCAAACATGGTGATGTCGTCAGCCCCCCCAGCGACACCCTTTTCGTCGGCAACCTCCCCTTCAGCGccgatgaggatggtgtcTCTGCCTTCTTCAACGAGGTCGCCAAGGTTCAGAGCCTCCGCATCCCCACTGACAT GGAGAGTGGCCGTCCCAAGGGCTTCGCCTATGTCTCTTTCTACTCCATCGATGATGCCAAGAACGCTTTCGAGCAGCTCAACGGCGCTGACATCGACGGCAGACCAGTTCGTCTTGACTTCGCCAAGCCCCGTGACAACaacggtggcggcggtggtggtcgcGGTGGTGGCCGTGGCGGTTTcggtggccgtggtggcggTCGTGGCGGCGGCCGTGGCAGCTTCGGTGGTggacgtggtggtggtcgtggtggtggccgcGGCGGCTTCGGTGGCGGTcgcggtggtggcagcggcttccagggcaagaaggtcacCTTCTAG